gaattgcttgaacctgggaggtggaggttgtagtgagccaagatcatgcctctgcactccagcctgggtgacagagcaagactccatctcaaaaaaaaaaaaaaaaaaaaaaaaaggagatcctgacacatgccacaacatggatgaaacttgaggacattatactcagtgaaataagccagtctgaaaaagacaaatactatatgattacACTTATATGATGTCCCTAGATAAAGCagtcaaactcttttttttttttgaggcggaatctcgctctgtcacccaggctgtagtgcagtgacgtgatctcggctcactgcaacctccaactcccagattcaagtgattctcctgcctcagcctcccaagtagctgggattacaggctaccacgcccagctaatttttgtatttttagtagagatgggttttcaccacgttggtcaggctggtctcgaactcctgacctcttgatttgcccacctcggcctcccaaagtgctgggattacaggcatgagccactgcgcccggccagtagtCAAACTAGTAGAAGCAGAAAGTACAATGATGCTTACCAGGAGCTGGACTAGGTGGGGGAACAGGGCAGTTGTGGCAGCTCAGTGGATACAGAGTTTCCGTTTTTCCAGCTGAATAAATTATAGAGATCTCTCGTTCAATAATGCGCCAAGAGTTAACACTATTGTACTAtacatacacttaaaaatggttaagattggccgggcgcggtggctcacgcctgtaatcccagcactttgggaggccgaggtgggcggatcacgaggtcaggagatcaagaccatcctggctaacacggtgaaaccctgtctgtactaaaaaatacaaaaaattagccgggtgttgtggcgggcgcctgcagtcccagctgctcaggaggctgaggcaagagaatggcgtgaacccaggaggcggagcttgcagtgagccaagatcatgtcactgcactccagcctgggcgacagaattgagactccatctcaaaaaacaaaaaaaaaaaatggttaagattaTATACTTTATGGAATGTGGTTTTAccacaataattaaaaagaacaGTCTAGCACAGTGCTGGCCATAtaaaggctcaataaatgtttgctgaaagttaaaaaaaaaaaaaaaaaaaaaaaagccaggcgcagtggttcattcctgtaatcccagcactttaggaggatgaggtgggagaattacttgagcccaggagttcgagaccagcctaggcaacatggcaaaaccctgtcaaaaccctgtctctccaaaaaatatgcatatttaaaaaattagccaggcatggtggtgtgtgcctgtagtaccagctactcgggagactgaagtgggaggatcgcttgagcctgggaggtcaaggctgcaatgagctgagatcgtgccactgcactccagccggggcaacagagcaagaccctgtcacaacagaaacaaaatcttGAGGTGTCTagtcctggcctcagcctcagaATATTTGTTTCTGAACATGTTAGTTTTGGGGGTTGGGGATGCTGGTTTGATTTCCTCCTTTTTGCCTTTTGAGTGTGTGCAATTTATGGTATAGCTGGGAAACGTCAAAGTCAAGAGTTTTGTAGGAAAGTCACGTCACTTAGCCCTGTCTCCTGTGCCGGGTGAGACCTGTGTGTGCACTTGGTGACAATGGCTTTGAGTCTGTCAACTCCAGACTGAGGTCAGCCTTACACACCCATAGTTCCCAAAGCTGAAAACAGGCCTGCCTCCAACGGTACCTGCTAATATCAGGGGAGCCTTTTCAGCTTACAGAGCACCCTGTATGTGTTTGTCTTAGTTCAGGCCACCATCTCCACCTTACCAGGCATCTAGAACCTTCTCCACACTTTGCCAACAGGGTTCGTTTGCAGAATTGAAATCTTAGTTAAGGTTTGTtgaagtttgttgttgttttttttttttttttacaattggcTGTTCCCACCCACATTCCCTTgagacataaatagaaaaaaaaaaaaaaagaggtttcatgaGTAAGACAAGACATTTGAGCTGCATCCACTTGATCCTTGAAAAGGAAATCTAAGAGGTTGTAACTATCACTTTTTCTAGCCTATATAAGGTAGGTCAGTAAGGTAGCAAAAACACATCTGTTGTTTTGCTCCTTCAACTCTTTTTCCTGATTCTTCCTGGGGGGAAACCGAAAACGGTGAGTAACTGGTGGACACATCAGACCCCAGACTCTTTTCTTCACTGCATGCATTCATATTAGGCTCAGGTGCTTAGACTCCTGTTTTCCGGTGGCTCTGACACCTGGAAGGATTTTAATCTCTGGGAGATGGGCTTTTCATCCATCTGCTTCCCACCTTTCAGGACAGGTGCATGCCTTCTTCCACAGAATGTCTGCAAGCAGCCCAAACTGTATCCTTTCCCACGTGGAATTTGCAACATTGCATCTCTCGGGCTGCTGTAGGAAAATGCCAGTGCATGTGTAACATGGTTTACGGCTGCCTATGCAAATGACTGATTATGtcagtataatttttataagaaaacaatTGAATCCTTctttgggtcattttttttttccatttttggcaTGTATTCAAAAGAAGGCTCTGAGACAAAAAAGGCTGGGGTGTTTTCCGTATCTGGTTTTAATTTGGATATTCTGTCCCGTCACTTAATACAAAACCATgcttatcacattttaaaaattctagacaGGCCTGGCTCGGTGGCTtgcatctgtcatcccagcactttgtgaggccaaggcaggcagatcacctgaggtcaggagctcaagaccagcctggccaacatggcaaaaccccgtctctactaaaaacacaaaaattagccaggcatggtagtgcgcacctgtaatcccagctactgggaaggcttaggcaggagaatcacttgagcccaggaggcggaggttgcggtgagccgagatcacgctcttgcactccagcctgggtgacagagtgagactccgtcttaatttaaaaaaaaaaataatctagaCACACATACAGTTTCAGTGGGCCTGGGAAGATGTGTTTCCCCTGGATGTGCACATTCCTGTTTGTGGCTTATCGCCTCTCATTTATTCTGTGTGAGTAGGTAGAAAATGAGCATCACGGACGTGCTCAGTGCTGACGACATTGCAGCAGCGCTCCAGGAATGCCGAGGTAGAGGGGACGTGAGGCGGGGGTGGGATTTCCTCACAGCTTTGCACCTCCAGCGAGTCAACACAAAATCAAAATGTAGGCCAGgcggccagacgcagtggctcacacctgtaatcccagcactttgggaggccgaggcgggtggatcacgaggtcaggagttcgagaccagcctggccaagatggtgaaaccccatctctactaaaaatacaaaaaaattaaccgggcgtggtggtgggtgcctgtaatcccagctactcgggaggctgaggcagagaattgcttgaacccgggaggcagaagttgcagtgagctgagatcatgccactgcactccagcctgggcaacagagcaagactctgtctacaaaaaaaaaaaaaaaaagtagaccaggcatggtggctcacatctgtaatcccaacactttttggaggccaaggtgagaggactgtttgagcccaggagtttgagaccagcctgggcaacataggaagactccatctctacaacataacaataaaaataaaaactagcggggcatggtggcatgtgcctgtggtcccagctactctggaaactaaggtaggaggatcactgaagcccaggaggttgaggctgtggtgagctatgatcgctacactgcactccagcttggacgacagagtgagactctggctctaaataaataaataaataaataaataagaggttGGCTGGAAAATTCATGgaatcagagaagaaaactgcTATTTATTAGATAACTAAAATTATAGAGATCTGGGATCTGAGCACACGATTACACATCTGTAAGACAAAAGAAACCTACTAAACATGAAAGCAAGACATCACTGAAAGGCCAGGTGtcgtgctcacacctgtaatcccaacactttgggaggccgaggccggtgcatcacttgaggtcaggagttcaagaccaacctggccagcatggcaaaaccctgtctctattaaaaatacaaaaatgagctgggcatgggggtgcacacctgtaatctcagctacttgggaggctgaagcaggagaatcagttgaacccgggaggcagaggttgcagtgagccgagatcacgccactgcactccagcctggtgacagagtgagactctgtctcaaaaaaaaaaaaaaaaaaaaaaaaaaaaaaaaaagcgccaaAGGCCATTTAGCCTGTTGAAATCCAGTGATTGCATTTCCCCCTACCAATTAGACCAGGGATGCTGGGGGCTCAGCCACACAGCCTGTAAAGTGGgccagggggagggggaggcacaGAAGAGAtgaggagggaaaaggaaaatggaCAAAACCAAGTGGAGGAGGGAAGACTGGGGCGGAGGGGACATGGGATGCCATCACAGAGCCATCAAGTCTTGGCTGTCCCAAAATCTTGGACCAGTTGAGCATCCCCGTAGCTCAGGGATATTGTTGAAGTGTTTTTAATTATCTGTGTTTTTAGTACCTTGGCCCCAACATAGAATGTGATCCAACAAGCGTCAGAATAACCAATTCTCTGTTCTTCAGACCCAGACACTTTTGAACCCCAAAAATTCTTCCAGACATCAGGCCTCTCCAAGATGTCAGCCAATCAGGTGAAGGATGTTTTCCGGTTCATAGACAACGACCAGAGCGGGTACCTGGATGAAGAAGAGCTTAAGTAAGCTTTGTCCTGAGTCTGTCTGGTACCCGGCACTGCTGAGTgggcctggggtgcagtgggggcCAGGTTGCTCAGTATTTCTTCAATGGCCAGCCTTGGTGTTGGTCATTCGGCCAAGCATCATTAAAGCAAAGGACATGAGTCAGTTGACCGCACATCTACCCATGCAAAGCCCTCAATATGGGCAGAGAAGACTGCAGGtgcaaagattcttttttttttttttttttttgagacagggcctcactctgttgcccaggctggagtgcagtggggtgatctcagctccctgcagcctccgccttccaaattcaagtgattctcatgcctcagtctcccaagtggctgggattacaggtgcctgccaccacatccagctcattttcatatttagagtagagatggggcttcactatgttgccaggctggtctcaaactcctgacttcaagtgatcctcctgccttggcctcccaaagtgctgggattacaggtgtgagtcactgtgcccagccacaaagaTTCTTTCATGTAAGGGATTTCCTTTGGCAAATggactttaaaaaactaaaaacttggctaagcgcagtggctcacgcctgtaattccagctactcagaagactgaagcacaagaattgcttgaagtcaggaggcagaggttgcagtgagcccagatcgtgcagctgcactccagcctgggtgacagagagagactctgtctcaaataaataaataaataaaaattaaaaacactaaaaacttaaaaatgggccaggcactgtggctcacacctacaatcccagccctttgggaggctgaggtgggtggattgcttgagtgagcccaggggttccagaccagtctggggaacatgacaaaaccttgtctctacaaaaaaaaatacaaatgttagtggggcatggtggggtgcacctgtagtcccagctactcaggaggttgaggcaggaggattgattgagcccaggaagtcgaggctgcagtgagccatgatggtatcactgcattccagcctgggtgacagagcaagaccctgtctcaaaaacaaacaaacaaacaaaaccttaaaaatgaA
The sequence above is a segment of the Homo sapiens chromosome 7, GRCh38.p14 Primary Assembly genome. Coding sequences within it:
- the OCM gene encoding oncomodulin-1 isoform a (isoform a is encoded by transcript variant 2), producing MSITDVLSADDIAAALQECRDPDTFEPQKFFQTSGLSKMSANQVKDVFRFIDNDQSGYLDEEELKFFLQKFESGARELTESETKSLMAAADNDGDGKIGAEEFQEMVHS